The Desulfovibrio sp. G11 region GCGGGTCGGTATGCCGGACGGTCACTGGTCGCGGTCCGGGCCAGACGCCCTGTGGCCTTTTCCCGGCTGTTCCCGCACGGCTGTACTGTGCCACAAAAAAACGCGCGCCAGATATGCCGCGCACACTGTGCCGGAGGGTCTGCGACAGGGCTGGGGGGCCGTATCCGGGTTCTGGCGGTGTCCGGGCTGTGTTTTACGTCCCGGCGGGAAGTCCTACCCGGCAACGGATGCTGCAGCATCAGGTCTCTTGACCAGGGCTGCCCCGTTTTTGCTGCGGGAGCGCCCGTTGCAGGCCGTGTCTGGTAATCCGCCCCTAGTAAACCACGCTGTACGACATGACCTCGGGCCGATGGAAGAAAAACTCTACACGCCGGTTCATGGCGCGGCTTTGCTCGTCAATGCCCGGCTTGAGCGGGCGGGTATCGCCGTAGCTGACAGCGCGCATCCGGGTGGCCTTGATGCCGCGCTGCGCCAGATAGTTGACCATGGCGGCGGCGCGCGCTCCCGACAGTTCCCAGGCAGAGGCGTAGGGCGGAGCCGCTTCGACGGAATCCGCATGGCCGCGGACCACCAGGTACAGATTATATTCTTCCATCAGGCTGAGCACGGACGAAAGCACCTTGTCGCCCTCGGGCAGCAGTTCAACAGTGCCGGGCTTGAACATGATGTCGGAGTTGACCCGCAGTTGTACACCCACGTCATCAGCGCTGATGCCCGAAGCACTCTGCGGAACGGAATCGGCCATGAGCAGCTGCTTGATCTTCTGGGCAATGGCATAGTGGGATTTTTCCACTTCGCTGATCTTGATGTCGCGCGTGTCAATCTTGTCTGTATTCTGGATAAAGGGATTGTTGGAGACGGGGGATGTGGAGCTGGAGTCAAAGTTGCGGTCACCGCTGAAATAGGCGGCAAGGCCCGCCCGTGTTTCGGGTGGAACCATGCTGAGAACCCAGAGCAGAAGAAAGAAGGCCATCATGGCCGTAACAAAGTCGGCGTAAGCGACTTTCCATGCGCTGCCCATAAAGCAGACTCCTCAGGTTTATACCGTGCCCGGTGCGGGCTGCCGGATCGGCCGCGTTGTGCGTTCTGCCCTGCGGCAGGCGCGGCGTTGCCGGTTCGGGGCGGCCTGCCGGAAAAGCTCCGGCACCGGAAGCGCCGCATCCCCTGTGTGACACAAAAGATACACCAGATTGCTGGCGGAAGAAAGGGGGCCGTCATACCGCGCCATTGCCCGGCACGGTGCAGGCGCCCGGCTGCGGCCTTGCTGCACCCGTCTTTATCTTCCGCGCCCTGGTGGTCCCGGATGCCCGGACGGGAAAAGTCGCCCCGCATCTGTTATGCGCCTGTGCCCCGGGATCCGGACGCTCGGAAATGCCTGCGCCACAGAGTGTGCAGGGCGCCCTGCGGTGTAAAGTTCAGCAAGATATGGCAGGCAGCCCGAAGGCCGCGCCGATTGCCTAGCCGCTCTTCAGCTTGTCTTCCATTTCCGCGAAGCTGGGGCGGAAAGGATAGGGGATGGCCCTGCGTCCGTACTCCACGGCAATAAGGGGGGTGGAGCCGCGAATGGCGGCAGCCACGGCCTCTTTGACAGAGTGATAGTAGAAATGCTCTTCGGCCACATAGTTTTCAAGCTTGGAACCCATGGGGCCAAACAGGCCGTAGCAGCAGAGAATACCGAAGAACGTACCCACAAGGGCCGCCCCGATATAGTGCCCGAGCACTTCCGGCGGCTCGTTGATCTTGCCCATGGCAAGCACCACGCCGAGAACGCAGGCCACAATACCCATGCCCGGCAGTGATTCGGCCATGTGTGACACGGCATGCGCAGGCAGGATGCCTTCTTCGCGCATGGTGGTAATGTCGACATCCATAAGACTGTCGATGTCTGCGGGGTCGCCAGTGGTCAGGTAGACCCGCAGGGTATCGCCTATGAAGTTGACAACCTTGGTATCTTTGGAAACATTGGGATATTTGCTGAAAATGGGACTGGATTCGGGTTTTTCCACATCACTTTCAATACTGATGACGCCCTCGCGGTGCATCTTGGAAAAAAGCGCATAGAGCAGGGCCAGTGTTTCCAGGTAGCGCCCTTTGCTTGAACCGGGGTCCGCAAAGAGGTGTTTCAGGCTTTTGAGAATAAGCCCGAAGGTATACTTGGTCTGCGAGCCAAAAAAAGCTCCCAGGCCGCAACCCAGAATAATAATAAATTCCGCAGGCTGGAAAAGGATACCCCATTCACCGTGGGCCAGGGTGTAGCCCGTGAACACCGAACCTGCGACGATGGCCAGACCAATTAATAAATACATAGTGCCGCCTGTAGGCTCAATTCATCCTGTGTCGTTTTTTTACCTGCCGTGCCGGGACGAACCATCGCCCGGAGAACTACCGCAGGCCGCGTTACAGGCCGGTAGCTCTGCTCAGCGGACATGCCGTGACGGGCCGCAGACAGACCTGCAGCGCCGCAAGATATTCTTGCGCGAGCGGGCCGTAAATGGCCCTCATGATTTCTTAACGCCCGCCTGCTCAAAAGCTTTAGCCTGTCAGGCGGAAAAGGCAAGCCTTGCCGGATGAAAAAGTCGCCGCGCCGCTTCCGGCCTGTATGGCGTCGTCCGTCTGGTGTGCCGGGTCGGAAAGGCCTGTGGCTCCGCTTTTTGCGCGCATTCCCACAAGGGTACTCCAGACCTGCTCCCGCCGCAACACCAAGACAGGTGGCAAGGCATCCGTTTTGCCCGGCTGCGGCAGTGCGCCCCTGGCTGCTTTTCATCCTGCACGGCTCTCCGGCCTGCCGGGATGCAGGGTTTTCGGCTGTCCGCGCCGGAAATCAGCGTCCGAAAAGGCCCCGTATAAGGTCCCCAGCGCCGCGCATGTCGTCCTGTCGCTGCGGGTCTGTGCCGCTTTTTGAGGTTTTGCCCTGCAAGATGGCGGGCAGCTTGCTGGCGGCGTCCAGAGCGAAGCGCGGATCCGCAGAATACGAGATATTGTCGAACGGCCCGCGAATGATCAACGGTATGGTCATGCCCAGTGTCTCCACGTTGACCGTGGCGTCCAGGTGCTGGCGCGGCAGGTTTATGGCTGCGCGTCCCCGTGCATTGAGGCCCTGTGCGCTGGCACTGAACGGATTGACGTCTATTTCGCCGCTCCGCGCTGTGAAGGGCGCGCGTACCAGTTCAAAAGTGTCGGGTACTCGCCCCTGAAGGCCGGGAATGTTCTGGGGCAGGGTTGGTACGGATTCCAGGCGCATCCGGCGGATTTCGAGCAGCCCTTTGCCGGAAAGGCTGTTTTGCAGGGCGGTGACGTCTTTTCCGGCCATGGTCAGGTCTGCCTCAAGCAGGGCCGTACCACTCAGGGGGCGCCCTTTGCCAAGGCTTTCCAGCAGGTTGCCCAGATTTACATCCGAGGCCGTGCCTTTGACTGCATAGGCGGGGCTGGCGGTGTCGGCCAGCCGGGCGGCTCCTGTGGCACGCACCTTGCCGCCGCTGCCGAGAATGGCGCTAAGGGCGGTGATGGTGTAGTTGCCCCGCAGGCCTTGTGCCGCCAGTTGTATATCACGGAACTGAAGTTTGTCCTTGTTCAGGCCCGCAAGGGTCAGGCGGATATTGATGTCCGGCATGGGCGTTTTGCCTGCCTCGCCTTTTTCTTTTTTGCTGGCGACGGTGCTTGCGTTTGCGGGTGCTGCGTCTGTTTTGCTGTTTTTTGCTGGGGCTGCAGGCAGGGGCAGGTAATTATCCAGATTGATGGCGCCGACCTGGACATCGGCAGTTATGGACAGAGGCGCGCCCGGCTCAAGGCCCAGGCGGAACTGGCCGCGCAGGGTGATGTCATCCACGCGGGCGTGAATATCTGAAAGATTGAGGCTGTTATTGCCGTAGGCCAGCCGGGCCTTGAGGTTCAGCCCGTCTGTGACGCCCTGCGCCACGGGCTTGAGGTTCAGCCCGGCCATGGCCGCAAGCTTGCGGGGTGAGCCGTCTATTTCGGCATTGCCGGTGAAGGCCGGAGGACTGAACGCGGCCTCGCCCTGAATGCCCAGGCGCGCCTGGGGCGTGGCAAGCCAGCCCTTGTCCACGCGCATCCGCATGCTGTTCAGGTCCAGGCTGCCTTCAATATTGAGTTGCAGGGGACCGGCTTCTCTGGGCAGCGGGCCGGAAAGCGGGTTGAACGTCAGGGATGCCTGGCGCAGGGTGAGCATGGGTGGCGCATAGCGGAGCTTGGCCGACAGGGCCAGGTTGCCCGAGATATGCCCGGGTGTTCCCGGAGCGTCGCCCAGGGCGATGGTAAAGTCGCACCTGGCAGTTGTTTCCTGCTCCGGGCGCAGATTTTCTGCAGAAATATTCAGGTCACTGATCTTGATGTCCTGCCCCTGCGTATCGGTAATATTCAGAGACCCCTGGCGTATGACCAGACGCTTAAGCTCGACGGGCGGCGCGGCGTCACGGGGCGCGGCGTCCGGTTTTACGCTTTTGGCGGGGCTGGTGTTCTCTCTGGCGCTCCCGTTGTCCGCCGCAGCATTCTTTTCAGCCGCTGCGGCATCTGTCGGCTGTTTGCCGTTTTTTATGACCTGCGCGTTTTGCCGCACAGTGACCGTGGGGTTGTCCAGCCGGACCTCGCGCAGGATCACATTGCCGGACAGCAGCGGCATGAATTCAAGTTCGGCCATGCCGCCCTTGACGGAAACGGCAAGACTGTCGTCCTGCTCCGCCTGTCCCCACCGGGCCTGCCCAAAGCTGACGCCGGGAGGAAAAAAGGATATTTTCGGCGAACTTTCAAACACAAGGGGCTTGCCTGTGGCCCCGGCCGTGGCGTCGGCGATCTGCCGGATCACGAAGTCCGTGTCCATCCGGCCGAGCATGACGGCCAGAACAGCAACGGCTGCCAGCACGATACCCATTGTCCAGAGCAGAAAGCGTTTCATAATTTATTATCTCCAGAGTATTCCGGTCCGCCGTGCATGCCCGCTGTTGCCGCTCATGCCGTTCCGCGCCGCCTCACAGGGGCCGGGGGCGTGGCCGCTCCTGTTTTTCTTCCTGTCTTTATACGAAATGGGCAGCCTCTGTGCAAGTTCGTTCCCGGCAGGGCTGTGCGGCCGTGCCGTATCTTGCCCGGATCGCCTCTTGGGCGTATGAAGGGGCATGTCTTTTTTGCGCTCTCCACATATGGCCGGGCCTGCGCCGTCCGGCACACCGCCAGCCGTGCGTTCCGTCGCGGGGCCGGATGATCTGCCCCCGGCCCTCATGCTGCAGGGAACCTGCTCCAACGCGGGTAAAAGCCTGCTCACGGCGGCTCTGTGCCGTCTTCTGGCCCGCCGTGGCCTCAGGGTCGTGCCTTTCAAGGCGCAGAACATGGCCCTCAATTCTTTTGTCACCCACGACGGCAAGGAGATGGGGCGCGCCCAGGCGCTCCAGGCCGCCGCCTGCGGCCTGCCCGCAGATGTGCGCATGAACCCGGTGCTGCTCAAGCCCACGTCCCACACCGGGTCGCAGGTCATTGTGCTGGGCGAGCCTGTGGGGCAGATGCGTGTGGGGGCCTACCTGCGCTATAAACCGGAGGCCTGGAAGGCCGTACGCCGTGCCTACCGCAGCCTTGCGTCCGGGGCTGATGTGGTGGTGCTCGAGGGCGCGGGCAGCCCGGCGGAGATAAATCTCAAGGCCCATGATATCGTCAACATGCGTATGGCCCGTTACGCGCGCGCGCATGTGGCCCTTGTGGCGGATATTGACAGGGGCGGCGCTTTTGCGGCCCTGGCGGGAACCATGACCTTGCTGACCCGGGCGGAAAGGGCGCGGGTGGCGGGATTTATTCTCAACAAGTTTCGTGGTGACCCGGGCCTACTGGATCCGGCCCTGCACATGCTCACCCGGCGCACGGGCAAGCCCTTCTGGGGCGTCGTGCCCATGCTGGAAAATCTGCGCCTGCCCGAAGAGGATTCCGTCAGCTTCAAGCTGGGGATCACTCCCGGCCTGGATATGGCGGGTATGAAGGGCATGGACGGTGGGGCCGCCGCGGCTGGCGGCGTACTGGATGTGCTTGTGCCGGACCTGCCGCACATCAGTAACGCCACGGACCTTGACGCCCTGCGCCAGGAGCATGGCCTGCGGGTGCGCATCGTGCGCCGGGCCGAAGACTGGGGGCAGCCCCATGCCGTAATCCTGCCGGGCAGTCGCAACACGGCAGCAGACCTGCGTTTTTTGCGGGCAACGGGGCTGGCGGACGCCATAGTTCTTTTCGCCCGTACCGCCATGGAGCGGCAGCGCGGGGTTCTGGCCGGCATATGCGGGGGACTGCAGATGCTCGGCCGGGTCATAGCCGACCCCCTTGGCCTTGAAGAGGGCGGTCAGGAGCCGGGTCTTGACCTGCTGCCGCTGGCAACCCGGCTGGAAGCAGCAAAGCAGTTGCTCCGCGTCAGCGGACGGGCCTGCCGATGCCTGACCGCGGTCCTGCCGAAGGGAGAAATACCCGGCGAAACCGGGGCGCTGCTTCCTGCCCAGGAAGTGGCCGGGTATGAGATACACCACGGCCGTACCCTGCCCCTTGCCGGACAGGAGGCGGACGCTGGCGGCCCCGGCCTGCGTGTGGTTATGGCCGATACGGCGGGCCGACCTCTGGGCTGGGGGCTGTGCGACGCTGCGGGGCGGGCGCGGGTGTGGGGCAGTTACATGCACGGGCTTTTTGATGCGGATGCCTTCAGGCACGCATTTCTGGCGGCGCTCCGGCAGGACGCCGGTCTGGCCCCCCTTGCCGGAGCGTCCTATGGTCTTGGGCCGGAACTGGACCGCCTGGCCGACACTGTGGAAGCGTCCCTGGACATGCAGGCCATTTACGGCCTGCTTGGCCTGTGTTAGGGTTCATTCTCAAGTAATCGCCTGCTGCAAAAAGCCCTTTCCTTCCGACGCAGCACAAGCAATCAAGGCGGCCGCCCTGCGTATATGGCCCGGCACAGAGCGGACGTTACGCCCCGTCCGGCGGAAAAGTGTTTTTGAGCGTCAACATTTACTACAGCCCCGGCCGCTCTGTTCGGAAATGTTTCCGGGCGCCGCACGCCGGAACAGGCCGTCTGCTCCTCACCATTCTGGAACCGCACTGCCGTCGCGTCCGCAATCTGCCCTGCGGGACCGCCCGGATACGGGAACACAAGGCATGAGTATAAGAGCGCTTATAAAAACTTCCAACATGGCGCAACTGTGCCTGGTCCTTCTGCTCAGCCTGTGCACGGGCTGGCTTGGCCGCAGTCTGTACGAGATCAACGGCCTCCTGCATAATTACCATCATCTTGAAAGCCTGCTGGCGGAAATAGGCGGCATTTCGCGCGAGAATTATCGAGCGGCCCTTGATTACATCAGCACCGGCGATACTTTTCATCTAGAACGCTGGCGGCATCTGCTGCGCATGGAGCGGGGCGAGGCCCCCCGCCCGTCAACGGCCCAGATTGCGCCCGGTGAGCGCCGCTCGTTGACCTCGCTGGTCGACGGGCTGGAAACGACCGGTCCCGTACGCGCCCAGGTGCAGTCTATTGTGGCCCAGCTTGTCCTGCTGGAATCAATGACGGAAGCCGCTGTGCGCAATGCCCTTAAAAGCGGGCCGGAGGCGAGCGTGGCGCAGGCCCGGCAAGACAGGCAAGCGGCCCTGCTTTGGGTACACGACAACGGCCTGGCCCGTATTCCGGACTCCATAGCTGAAGCTGCGCGCAGGCTGGGCGACAAACAGCGCGCCGAATTTTTGGCCCGCCTTGGCGAACGCGAGGCCCCGCTGCGCTG contains the following coding sequences:
- a CDS encoding OmpA/MotB family protein: MGSAWKVAYADFVTAMMAFFLLLWVLSMVPPETRAGLAAYFSGDRNFDSSSTSPVSNNPFIQNTDKIDTRDIKISEVEKSHYAIAQKIKQLLMADSVPQSASGISADDVGVQLRVNSDIMFKPGTVELLPEGDKVLSSVLSLMEEYNLYLVVRGHADSVEAAPPYASAWELSGARAAAMVNYLAQRGIKATRMRAVSYGDTRPLKPGIDEQSRAMNRRVEFFFHRPEVMSYSVVY
- the motA gene encoding flagellar motor stator protein MotA; the encoded protein is MYLLIGLAIVAGSVFTGYTLAHGEWGILFQPAEFIIILGCGLGAFFGSQTKYTFGLILKSLKHLFADPGSSKGRYLETLALLYALFSKMHREGVISIESDVEKPESSPIFSKYPNVSKDTKVVNFIGDTLRVYLTTGDPADIDSLMDVDITTMREEGILPAHAVSHMAESLPGMGIVACVLGVVLAMGKINEPPEVLGHYIGAALVGTFFGILCCYGLFGPMGSKLENYVAEEHFYYHSVKEAVAAAIRGSTPLIAVEYGRRAIPYPFRPSFAEMEDKLKSG
- a CDS encoding AsmA family protein gives rise to the protein MKRFLLWTMGIVLAAVAVLAVMLGRMDTDFVIRQIADATAGATGKPLVFESSPKISFFPPGVSFGQARWGQAEQDDSLAVSVKGGMAELEFMPLLSGNVILREVRLDNPTVTVRQNAQVIKNGKQPTDAAAAEKNAAADNGSARENTSPAKSVKPDAAPRDAAPPVELKRLVIRQGSLNITDTQGQDIKISDLNISAENLRPEQETTARCDFTIALGDAPGTPGHISGNLALSAKLRYAPPMLTLRQASLTFNPLSGPLPREAGPLQLNIEGSLDLNSMRMRVDKGWLATPQARLGIQGEAAFSPPAFTGNAEIDGSPRKLAAMAGLNLKPVAQGVTDGLNLKARLAYGNNSLNLSDIHARVDDITLRGQFRLGLEPGAPLSITADVQVGAINLDNYLPLPAAPAKNSKTDAAPANASTVASKKEKGEAGKTPMPDINIRLTLAGLNKDKLQFRDIQLAAQGLRGNYTITALSAILGSGGKVRATGAARLADTASPAYAVKGTASDVNLGNLLESLGKGRPLSGTALLEADLTMAGKDVTALQNSLSGKGLLEIRRMRLESVPTLPQNIPGLQGRVPDTFELVRAPFTARSGEIDVNPFSASAQGLNARGRAAINLPRQHLDATVNVETLGMTIPLIIRGPFDNISYSADPRFALDAASKLPAILQGKTSKSGTDPQRQDDMRGAGDLIRGLFGR
- a CDS encoding cobyric acid synthase, whose amino-acid sequence is MLQGTCSNAGKSLLTAALCRLLARRGLRVVPFKAQNMALNSFVTHDGKEMGRAQALQAAACGLPADVRMNPVLLKPTSHTGSQVIVLGEPVGQMRVGAYLRYKPEAWKAVRRAYRSLASGADVVVLEGAGSPAEINLKAHDIVNMRMARYARAHVALVADIDRGGAFAALAGTMTLLTRAERARVAGFILNKFRGDPGLLDPALHMLTRRTGKPFWGVVPMLENLRLPEEDSVSFKLGITPGLDMAGMKGMDGGAAAAGGVLDVLVPDLPHISNATDLDALRQEHGLRVRIVRRAEDWGQPHAVILPGSRNTAADLRFLRATGLADAIVLFARTAMERQRGVLAGICGGLQMLGRVIADPLGLEEGGQEPGLDLLPLATRLEAAKQLLRVSGRACRCLTAVLPKGEIPGETGALLPAQEVAGYEIHHGRTLPLAGQEADAGGPGLRVVMADTAGRPLGWGLCDAAGRARVWGSYMHGLFDADAFRHAFLAALRQDAGLAPLAGASYGLGPELDRLADTVEASLDMQAIYGLLGLC